A single Saccopteryx bilineata isolate mSacBil1 chromosome 7, mSacBil1_pri_phased_curated, whole genome shotgun sequence DNA region contains:
- the GPAM gene encoding glycerol-3-phosphate acyltransferase 1, mitochondrial gives MDESALTLGTIDVSYLPNSSEYNVGQCKHANEEWGECGFRPTVFRSATLKWKESLMSRKRPFVGRCCYSCTPQSWDKFFNPSIPSLGLRNVIYINETHTRHRGWLARRLSYVLFVQERDVHKGMFATNVTENVLNSSRVQDAIAEVAAELNPDGSAQQQSKAISKVRKKAKRILQEMVATVSPTMIRLTGWVLLKLFNSFFWNIQIHKGQLEMVKAAAETNLPLLFLPVHRSHIDYLLLTFILFCHNIKAPYIASGNNLNIPVFSTLIHKLGGFFIRRRLDETPDGRKDVLYRALLHGHIVELLRQQQFLEIFLEGTRSRSGKTSCARAGLLSVVVDTLSTNTIPDILIIPVGISYDRIIEGHYNGEQLGKPKKNESLWSVARGVIRMLRKNYGCVRVDFAQPFSLKEYLESHSQKPVSAPLSLEQALLPAILPSRPSEAASEGADTSTSESRTAADESFRRRLIANLAEHILFTASKSCAIMSTHIVACLLLYRHRQGVDLSTLVEDFFVMKEEVLARDFDLGFSGNSEDVVVHAIQLLGNCVTITHTSRNDEFFITPSTTVPSVFELNFYSNGVLHVFILEAIIACSLYAVLKKRPVGGPASGPPSTVSQEQLVRKAASLCYLLSNEGTISLPCQTFYQICHETVGRFVQYGILVVAEQDDQEDVSPGLAEQQWDKKLPDPLSWRSDEEDEDSDFGEEQRDCYLKVSQSKEHQQFITFLQRLLGPLLEAYSSAAIFIHNFSGPVPEPEFLQKLHRYLITRTERSVAVYAESATYCLVKNAVKMFKDIGVFKETKQKRVSVLELSSTFLPQCNRQKLLEYLLSFVVL, from the exons ATGGATGAATCTGCACTGACCCTTGGCACGATAGATGTATCTTATCTGCCAAATTCATCAGAATATAATGTTGGCCAATGTAAGCATGCAAATGAGGAATGG GGTGAGTGTGGTTTCAGACCTACTGTCTTCAGATCTGCAaccttaaaatggaaagaaagcctAATGAGCCGGAAAAGGCCATTTGTCGGAAGATGTTGTTATTCCTGTACTCCCCAGAGCTGG gATAAATTTTTCAACCCCAGTATCCCGTCTCTGGGTTTACGGAATGTTATTTATATCAATGAAACTCACACAAG gcaccgaggatggctggCAAGGCGTCTTTCTTACGTGCTTTTTGTTCAAGAACGAGACGTTCATAAAGGCATGTTTGCCACCAACGTGACAGAAAATGTACTGAACAGCAGTCG AGTGCAGGATGCCATTGCAGAAGTGGCTGCTGAGTTAAACCCTGACGGTTCTGCTCAGCAGCAGTCAAAAGCCATCAGTAAAGTGAGAAAGAAAGCCAAAAGGATCCTTCAAGAAATGGTTGCCACCGTCTCACCAACAATGATCAG GCTGACCGGATGGGTGCTGCTGAAACTGTTCAACAGCTTCTTTTGGAACATCCAGATTCACAAGGGGCAACTGGAGATGGTCAAAGCTGCAGCCGAG ACGAATTTGCCGCTTCTGTTTCTCCCGGTTCATAGATCCCATATCGACTACCTGCTGCTCACATTCATCCTCTTCTGCCACAACATCAAAGCTCCCTACATCGCCTCCGGCAACAACCTCAACATCCCCGTCTTCAG TACCTTGATTCATAAGCTTGGGGGCTTTTTCATACGGCGGAGGCTGGATGAAACGCCAGATGGGCGGAAGGACGTCCTCTACAGAGCGCTGCTCCACGGG CATATAGTTGAACTACTTCGACAGCAGCAGTTCTTGGAGATTTTTCTGGAAGGCACACGCTCTCGGAGTGGAAAAACCTCCTGTGCTCGGGCAGGACTCTTGTCAGTGGTGGTAGATACTCTGTCAACCAACACCATCCCGGACATCTTGATCATACCTGTCGGAATCTCCTACGACCGTATTATCGAAGGTCACTACAATGGCGAACAGCTG GGAAAGCCTAAGAAGAACGAGAGCCTGTGGAGTGTAGCTAGAGGTGTTATCAGAATGTTACGGAAAAACTACGGGTGTGTCAGAGTGGACTTTGCTCAGCCGTTTTCCTTAAAG GAATACTTGGAAAGCCACAGTCAGAAACCTGTGTCTGCCCCACTTTCTCTGGAACAAGCTCTGTTACCAGCTATACTTCCTTCCAG ACCCAGCGAAGCTGCCAGTGAGGGCGCAGACACGTCCACCAGTGAGTCCAGAACCGCGGCAGACGAGTCGTTCCGGAGACGACTGATTGCCAATCTGGCAGAGCACATCCTCTTCA CGGCCAGCAAGTCCTGTGCTATCATGTCGACACACATCGTGGCCTGCCTGCTCCTCTACCGCCACAGGCAG gGAGTTGATCTGTCTACGTTGGTGGAGGACTTCTTTGTGATGAAGGAGGAAGTCCTGGCTCGTGACTTTGACCTGGGGTTCTCGGGAAATTCCGAAGATGTGGTCGTCCATGCCATACAGCTGCTGGGAAACTGTGTCACCATCACCCACACCAGCAGGAACGATGAGTTCTTCATTACTCCCAGCACAACCGTCCCGTCAGTCTTTGAGCTGAACTTCTACAGCAACGGGGTCCTGCACGTCTTCATCCTGGAGGCCATCATAG cctgcagcctctaCGCCGTCCTGAAGAAGAGGCCCGTGGGCGGGCCGGCCAGCGGGCCCCCCAGCACCGTCAGCCAGGAGCAGCTGGTGCGGAAGGCAGCCAGTCTGTGCTACCTGCTGTCTAATGAAGGCACCATCTCTCTC CCCTGCCAGACGTTTTACCAGATCTGCCACGAAACGGTGGGCAGGTTCGTCCAGTATGGCATCCTGGTCGTGGCGGAG CAAGATGATCAGGAAGACGTTAGCCCTGGTCTCGCCGAGCAGCAGTGGGACAAGAAGCTTCCTGACCCTTTGTCCTGGAGAAGCGACGAAGAGGATGAAGATAGCGATTTCGGCGAGGAGCAGCGAGATTGCTACCTGAAG GTGAGCCAGTCCAAGGAGCACCAGCAGTTCATCACCTTCCTGCAGAGGCTCCTGGGCCCCTTGCTGGAGGCCTACAGCTCCGCCGCCATCTTCATCCACAACTTCAGCGGCCCCGTCCCGGAGCCAGAGTTCCTGCAGAAGCTGCACAGATACCTCATCACCAGGACGGAGAGGAGTGTCGCCGTCTATG CTGAGAGTGCCACATACTGTCTTGTGAAGAACGCTGTGAAAATGTTTAAGGATATTGGG GTTTTCAAAGAGACCAAACAAAAGAGAGTGTCTGTTTTAGAACTCAGCAGCACTTTTCTACCTCAGTGCAACCGGCAGAAACTTCTAGAATATCTTCTGAGTTTTGTGGTGCTGTAG